Proteins found in one Methanothermobacter thermautotrophicus genomic segment:
- a CDS encoding cobalt-precorrin 5A hydrolase yields MMVTIVTLTERARRLAEEIREKLINDPTILSVEVIHRNMDLRDVFAKSDVIVGIMAAGIMVRKMAPLISNKLSDPGVLVVDEMGSNVISLLSGHAGGANDFAIKLAGLIGANPVITTSTDVNGLVGIDTFAARYFYRILDPHLIRHFNSSIIRGHRVELHSSRNLEALIDDDMSRTYSYVPEGDEIVRAHCNSRVMRLAPLKLSMGIGTRRGVGSDRVIALIMDTLKLVKIPPERLDAIATGYMKREEGGIMEAARLLGVPLEFIGPEELESQNTHSFSEFVHEKFGVGSVCEAAALSSAGKDSKLVIRKTKANGVTAALAVSGKPKSF; encoded by the coding sequence ATGATGGTAACCATAGTCACACTGACAGAGAGGGCAAGAAGACTCGCGGAGGAAATAAGGGAGAAACTCATCAATGATCCAACCATCCTCTCAGTTGAGGTTATACACCGGAACATGGACCTGCGGGATGTTTTCGCTAAAAGTGATGTTATAGTGGGTATAATGGCTGCAGGTATAATGGTGAGAAAGATGGCACCGCTGATCAGTAACAAATTATCAGACCCGGGGGTCCTGGTTGTTGATGAAATGGGCTCAAATGTTATAAGTCTGCTCTCTGGTCATGCAGGGGGTGCCAATGACTTTGCAATTAAACTTGCAGGCCTTATAGGCGCGAATCCTGTTATAACAACATCAACAGACGTCAATGGCCTCGTAGGTATCGATACATTTGCAGCCAGGTACTTCTACAGGATACTTGACCCCCACCTCATCAGGCACTTCAACTCCTCAATTATCAGGGGGCACAGGGTCGAACTTCACTCATCCAGAAACCTGGAGGCCCTAATTGATGATGATATGAGCCGAACCTACAGCTATGTACCTGAGGGAGACGAGATTGTGAGGGCACACTGCAACTCCAGGGTCATGAGGCTGGCCCCCCTGAAACTCTCCATGGGGATAGGGACAAGGAGGGGGGTTGGATCAGATAGAGTAATCGCCCTCATCATGGACACCCTGAAACTGGTTAAAATACCTCCTGAACGGCTTGATGCCATTGCAACGGGCTACATGAAGAGGGAGGAGGGGGGGATAATGGAGGCCGCCAGGCTCCTGGGGGTGCCTCTTGAATTCATAGGCCCTGAAGAACTTGAGTCCCAGAATACCCACTCCTTTTCTGAATTTGTCCATGAAAAATTTGGAGTGGGGAGTGTATGTGAAGCAGCAGCCCTCAGCAGCGCTGGTAAGGACTCAAAACTCGTAATAAGAAAAACAAAGGCCAATGGAGTCACAGCTGCACTTGCAGTTTCAGGGAAACCAAAATCTTTTTAA
- a CDS encoding UPF0147 family protein: MSNETFNRVSEILRHIMEDSSVPRNIRRAAEESNEILNNPDEDSTVRASTVISILDEISNDPNIPIHARTLVWEILSELESIRE, from the coding sequence ATGAGTAATGAAACATTCAATCGCGTTTCTGAAATTTTGAGGCACATTATGGAAGACAGCAGCGTCCCCAGGAACATTAGAAGAGCAGCAGAGGAATCAAATGAGATCCTGAATAACCCTGATGAGGACAGCACAGTCAGGGCCAGTACTGTTATATCCATCCTCGATGAGATAAGCAACGACCCCAACATACCCATACATGCAAGGACGCTGGTATGGGAGATACTCAGCGAACTTGAATCCATAAGGGAATAA
- a CDS encoding class II aldolase/adducin family protein, with amino-acid sequence MIDLNTIREVVDVSLHIYRTGLVSGIGGNVSARRGDRVFITPTMVPLGEVSLRNVVVVDLNGRVLRGGRPSSELELHLEVYRARPDVGGIVHTHSPYARAFSIAGVQIEKMEGFRGLGRGYIPMVPYHPPGSRELAAECGRVMADEDAAILEDHGVVCAGESLRDALLLAEFVEESARTQFISGVLESMKK; translated from the coding sequence GTGATAGACTTGAACACGATAAGAGAGGTTGTTGACGTTTCACTTCATATTTACAGGACAGGGCTTGTATCTGGTATAGGTGGAAATGTGAGTGCAAGGCGTGGTGACAGGGTCTTCATAACACCCACCATGGTACCCCTCGGTGAGGTTTCACTCAGGAATGTTGTTGTGGTGGACCTTAATGGAAGGGTCCTCAGGGGAGGGAGGCCATCCTCTGAACTGGAACTCCACCTGGAGGTCTACAGGGCACGGCCAGATGTGGGTGGGATAGTGCACACACATTCACCATATGCTAGGGCCTTCTCCATTGCAGGGGTTCAAATTGAGAAGATGGAAGGCTTCAGGGGTCTCGGGAGGGGTTACATACCCATGGTTCCCTACCACCCTCCAGGCAGCAGAGAACTTGCAGCTGAATGCGGCAGGGTGATGGCTGATGAGGATGCTGCCATTCTGGAAGACCATGGGGTTGTATGTGCAGGTGAAAGTCTAAGGGACGCACTTCTACTGGCAGAATTCGTTGAGGAGTCTGCAAGGACCCAGTTCATATCGGGGGTCCTGGAATCAATGAAAAAATAA
- a CDS encoding DNA-directed DNA polymerase II small subunit, which translates to MNEIIGKFAREGILIEDNAYFRLREMEDPVTVSSELIVKIKSNGAKFTVLTSEMLDEFFEIDNPSEIKARGPLMVPEEREFDFKVISDTSNRSYTSGEIGDMIAYFNSRYNRLKSLLSKRSELKGHIPIADLRGGDDVISIIGMVNDVRSTKNNHRIIELEDDTGEISVVVHNENHRLFERSEKLVRDEVVGVQGTKKGRFVVASEIFHPGVPRIQEKEMDFSVAFISDVHIGSQTFLEDAFMKFVKWINGDFGSEEQRSLAADVRYLVVAGDIVDGIGIYPGQEKELLIKDIHEQYEEAARLFGDIRSDIKIIMIPGNHDASRIAEPQPAIPEEYAKSLYSIRNIEFLSNPSLVSLDGVRTLIYHGRSFDDMAMSVNGLSHERSDLIMEELLEKRHLAPIYGERTPLASEIEDHLVIEDVPHILHTGHVHINAYRKYKGVHLINSGTFQSQTEFQKIYNIVPTCGQVPVLNRGVMKLLEFN; encoded by the coding sequence ATGAACGAAATAATCGGGAAATTTGCAAGGGAAGGGATACTAATAGAGGATAATGCCTACTTCAGGCTACGGGAAATGGAGGACCCTGTAACTGTGTCCTCAGAGCTCATAGTTAAGATAAAGAGCAATGGTGCTAAATTCACAGTTTTAACCTCTGAAATGCTGGATGAATTCTTTGAAATAGATAACCCCTCCGAGATAAAGGCCAGAGGTCCCCTGATGGTCCCTGAAGAGAGGGAATTTGATTTTAAGGTGATAAGTGACACAAGTAACCGCTCCTACACCAGCGGTGAGATAGGGGACATGATTGCATACTTCAACAGCCGCTACAACCGCCTGAAAAGCCTTCTCAGTAAGCGTTCTGAACTGAAGGGCCATATTCCAATTGCTGACCTGCGGGGGGGAGATGACGTCATCAGCATAATAGGGATGGTTAATGATGTCAGGAGCACCAAGAACAATCACAGGATAATTGAACTCGAGGATGATACAGGTGAAATCAGTGTTGTTGTGCACAACGAAAATCACAGGCTCTTTGAGAGGTCCGAGAAGCTTGTTAGGGACGAGGTTGTGGGTGTTCAAGGAACAAAAAAGGGTAGGTTCGTGGTTGCATCCGAGATATTCCATCCAGGGGTGCCCAGGATACAGGAGAAAGAGATGGACTTCTCAGTTGCCTTCATATCAGATGTTCATATAGGGAGCCAGACCTTCCTTGAGGATGCCTTCATGAAATTCGTGAAATGGATAAACGGTGATTTCGGTTCAGAGGAGCAGCGGAGTCTTGCAGCCGATGTCAGGTACCTTGTGGTTGCAGGTGACATCGTTGATGGTATTGGTATATACCCGGGCCAGGAGAAGGAACTCCTTATAAAGGACATCCATGAACAGTATGAGGAGGCTGCAAGGCTGTTCGGTGATATAAGGAGTGACATAAAGATCATTATGATCCCTGGAAACCACGATGCCTCAAGGATAGCGGAGCCCCAGCCAGCGATACCAGAGGAATATGCAAAATCACTGTATAGTATCAGGAACATTGAGTTCCTCAGCAATCCATCCCTTGTTAGCCTTGACGGTGTGAGGACCCTCATATACCATGGCCGTAGCTTTGATGATATGGCCATGAGTGTTAATGGGCTGTCACATGAAAGGTCAGACCTCATAATGGAGGAGCTCCTTGAGAAGAGGCACCTTGCACCAATTTATGGGGAGAGAACACCTCTGGCATCTGAGATAGAGGACCACCTTGTCATCGAGGATGTGCCGCATATACTCCACACCGGCCATGTGCACATAAACGCCTACAGGAAATACAAGGGAGTGCACCTCATAAACTCAGGTACCTTCCAGTCCCAGACAGAGTTTCAGAAGATCTACAACATTGTCCCCACCTGTGGTCAGGTTCCTGTTCTTAACAGGGGTGTGATGAAACTCCTTGAATTTAATTGA
- the cobJ gene encoding precorrin-3B C(17)-methyltransferase, with product MIRIIGIGPGRDDITIRALKGLEDSDVVIGYARYIRQIEDLLDGKEVIRSGMGDEIQRVELAIEKHREGLDVALVSSGDPGVYGMANVFFQIFDKYSDIEFEVIPGVTAVNYAASKLGAPLHDFAVISLSDILTPLSEIRAKVRAAAESGMIIALYNPLGKRRKRPFREAVEILRSELPPKTPVGIVRTVDGTPDVRIVDLEALDESLVDMSTIVLVGNVTTYTRDGQMITPRGYAVETPLHELAREFYEENPLGKPSGPDEECEFYPCHFEGQNCAFCYCPFYPCAEGSTGGRWIRDRGVWSCQDCTWIHTDSAVECVRRGLGEIISGADDLTNKKRELLKLRRECLMRR from the coding sequence ATGATAAGGATAATAGGAATTGGACCAGGAAGGGATGATATAACCATAAGGGCCCTGAAGGGCTTGGAGGATTCTGACGTCGTTATAGGCTATGCAAGGTACATACGCCAGATAGAGGATCTACTTGATGGAAAGGAGGTCATAAGGAGTGGTATGGGGGATGAAATTCAAAGGGTGGAACTGGCCATTGAAAAACATCGAGAGGGCCTTGATGTTGCACTTGTGAGTTCAGGGGACCCTGGTGTTTATGGCATGGCCAACGTATTCTTCCAGATATTTGATAAATATTCAGACATCGAATTTGAGGTCATACCTGGTGTTACAGCGGTTAACTATGCAGCGTCAAAGCTTGGAGCGCCCCTCCATGACTTTGCAGTTATAAGTCTGAGTGACATCCTTACACCCCTATCTGAAATAAGGGCCAAGGTCAGGGCTGCTGCAGAGTCCGGGATGATAATAGCCCTCTACAATCCACTTGGAAAGAGGAGGAAACGGCCCTTCAGGGAGGCGGTTGAAATACTGAGGTCTGAACTACCTCCTAAGACACCGGTTGGCATAGTCAGGACCGTGGACGGGACTCCCGATGTCAGGATAGTGGACCTTGAGGCCCTTGACGAGTCCCTCGTGGACATGTCAACCATAGTTCTGGTGGGCAACGTAACGACCTACACAAGGGATGGTCAGATGATAACACCCAGGGGCTACGCTGTGGAGACACCCCTCCATGAACTTGCAAGGGAGTTCTATGAGGAAAACCCCCTGGGAAAACCCTCAGGTCCAGATGAGGAATGTGAGTTCTATCCATGTCACTTTGAGGGTCAGAACTGTGCATTCTGTTACTGTCCCTTCTACCCATGTGCCGAGGGGTCCACCGGTGGGCGCTGGATAAGGGACCGGGGAGTGTGGAGCTGCCAGGACTGTACATGGATACACACGGACAGTGCAGTTGAATGCGTTAGGAGGGGCCTTGGAGAGATAATTTCAGGGGCAGATGATCTCACGAATAAAAAGAGGGAGCTCCTAAAACTCCGTAGAGAGTGCCTTATGCGGAGATGA
- a CDS encoding potassium channel family protein has protein sequence MKNLSELMVDLAYSALLFNSRDAAEEVIKLENKVNRLNYEIKKESLLAARSVEDAEELTALLEVGEAAESIANSAKDIADLVLKGIKPHPVFKMVMEESDEIIVRVTIEEGSELAGKSLGDLLLATRTGMRVIAIRRGESWIYGPDRNTVLAERDTLIAKGNEAGAELLFALAKNEMTLEDIGCSIE, from the coding sequence ATGAAGAACCTTTCGGAGCTCATGGTGGATCTTGCCTACTCGGCACTGCTATTTAACAGCAGGGATGCTGCTGAAGAAGTTATAAAACTTGAGAACAAGGTCAACAGGCTCAACTATGAGATAAAGAAGGAGTCACTGCTTGCAGCGAGATCCGTAGAGGACGCTGAGGAACTCACAGCCCTCCTTGAGGTGGGTGAAGCTGCTGAGAGCATTGCAAACTCTGCCAAGGATATCGCTGATCTGGTGCTCAAGGGAATAAAGCCCCACCCTGTCTTCAAGATGGTCATGGAGGAGTCTGACGAGATCATCGTGAGGGTAACCATTGAGGAGGGATCCGAGCTCGCAGGAAAATCCCTTGGAGACCTTCTACTTGCAACCAGGACAGGTATGAGGGTTATAGCCATTAGAAGGGGCGAATCATGGATATATGGGCCTGACAGGAACACGGTACTTGCAGAGAGGGATACACTCATTGCCAAGGGAAACGAGGCAGGAGCAGAGCTACTATTTGCACTGGCGAAGAATGAGATGACCCTTGAGGATATTGGCTGCAGTATAGAGTAG
- a CDS encoding magnesium transporter: MKRRGRFLRMTRILLQSLLTFTVNISIAASRGWVRAFNLSRKFGSFFRDSRRIIGESFVALFICAMGDLVAGIFLGKMSPMLESYPGLLVLIPGAIGMRGNIFGALGSRIGSGLHIGVLSPELRRSDVLADNIEGTIILTVVMSLFLGFMAWIFCHLFGFESMGIMDFTVISVIGGIISGAFLLPATVLISLKSYENGWDPDNVTTPLIAASGDLFTLPSIFAALAVLEMVRNGFFEWVLFIGFILMGLAGLIAGFRGRYNLRKIIKQSVPVLLICSALGTTAGTVLNSKLSFILDNPAILALVPLFSGESGDLVSILGARLSSGLHSGIIPASLRPHGEALRNFGIIAVLSLLIYPTIGLLAHVVSDFLGIGSLGPWRMVLISSIAGYMLTPFLLLVGFYLSSASYRLRLDPDNIVIPLSTSMTDPVANTCLVIAIMAVMGL, translated from the coding sequence ATGAAGAGAAGAGGAAGATTTCTGAGGATGACTCGGATCCTACTCCAGTCCCTGCTAACATTCACGGTGAACATCTCCATAGCCGCCTCAAGGGGATGGGTAAGGGCCTTTAACCTATCCAGAAAGTTTGGCAGCTTTTTCAGGGATTCCAGGAGAATTATCGGGGAAAGCTTCGTTGCCCTTTTCATCTGTGCAATGGGGGACCTTGTGGCGGGCATATTCCTTGGTAAGATGTCCCCCATGCTTGAATCATACCCAGGTCTCCTTGTACTCATACCCGGGGCCATAGGTATGAGGGGTAACATCTTCGGAGCCCTGGGCTCACGCATTGGGTCTGGCCTCCATATCGGTGTGCTCTCACCTGAACTGCGAAGATCAGATGTCCTTGCAGACAACATTGAAGGAACCATAATCCTGACGGTGGTCATGTCACTCTTCCTGGGATTCATGGCCTGGATCTTCTGCCACCTCTTCGGCTTTGAGAGCATGGGGATAATGGACTTCACTGTTATCTCCGTCATTGGGGGTATAATCTCCGGGGCTTTCCTGCTCCCTGCAACGGTTCTCATCTCCCTTAAGAGCTATGAAAATGGATGGGACCCGGATAACGTGACAACCCCCCTCATTGCAGCTTCAGGGGACCTTTTCACGCTACCATCAATATTTGCAGCCCTTGCAGTCCTTGAAATGGTCAGGAACGGATTTTTTGAATGGGTACTCTTCATAGGATTCATTTTGATGGGTTTAGCCGGCCTCATAGCTGGTTTCAGGGGAAGATACAATCTCAGGAAGATTATCAAGCAGAGCGTGCCGGTCCTCCTCATCTGTTCTGCCCTGGGGACGACTGCAGGTACAGTTCTAAACAGTAAACTATCATTTATACTAGACAACCCGGCTATACTGGCCCTCGTGCCTCTATTTTCAGGTGAAAGCGGGGACCTGGTGAGTATACTCGGTGCAAGGCTCTCCTCAGGGCTTCACTCAGGTATAATTCCAGCATCCCTGAGACCCCACGGGGAGGCCCTCAGGAACTTCGGGATAATCGCTGTGCTGTCCCTCCTCATATACCCCACGATAGGGCTACTGGCCCACGTCGTAAGCGATTTCCTCGGCATAGGATCCCTGGGTCCATGGAGGATGGTTCTCATAAGCTCCATTGCAGGTTACATGCTCACTCCATTCCTCCTTCTTGTGGGCTTCTATCTCAGCTCGGCATCATACAGGCTTAGACTCGATCCTGATAACATTGTGATCCCCCTTTCAACGAGCATGACGGATCCTGTGGCAAACACATGCCTCGTCATAGCCATAATGGCTGTCATGGGGCTGTGA
- a CDS encoding Zn-ribbon domain-containing OB-fold protein, with amino-acid sequence MTETVRTWRHIPQRYNLTGSKCLQCGNVFFPSRIICPECRRKGKLEELRFSGKGRIHSYSVINTPTDEFKDIAPYVVAIVELEEGARVTSQIVDCDPDSIEIGDEVEMVFRRVREEGEDGVISYGFKFKPKT; translated from the coding sequence ATGACAGAAACCGTCAGGACATGGCGCCATATACCCCAGCGCTACAATCTTACAGGCTCAAAATGTCTTCAGTGCGGGAATGTTTTCTTCCCCAGCAGGATAATATGCCCTGAATGCAGACGTAAGGGTAAACTCGAGGAATTGAGGTTCAGCGGGAAGGGAAGGATACACAGTTACTCAGTCATAAACACCCCCACCGACGAGTTCAAGGACATAGCCCCCTACGTGGTGGCCATAGTAGAACTCGAGGAGGGTGCAAGGGTAACAAGCCAGATAGTGGACTGCGACCCTGATTCAATAGAAATAGGCGATGAGGTTGAGATGGTATTCAGAAGGGTTAGAGAAGAGGGCGAGGATGGAGTGATATCCTATGGATTCAAATTCAAACCAAAAACCTAA
- the cfbA gene encoding sirohydrochlorin nickelochelatase, producing the protein MDSNSNQKPKIGVLLVGHGSRLPYGEEVINGIADIYRQDADHPVAVGFMNMSRPSIPEAINELAAMGVEKIIVTPVFLAHGVHTKHDIPHILGLDNGSEGHHYHEHEHEHEEFEFDGEIVYTEPLGADPRIAEIIRDRVKSAI; encoded by the coding sequence ATGGATTCAAATTCAAACCAAAAACCTAAGATAGGCGTTCTCCTGGTGGGGCACGGCAGCCGCCTTCCCTACGGTGAGGAGGTTATAAACGGTATAGCCGACATCTACCGACAGGATGCAGACCACCCCGTTGCAGTGGGCTTCATGAACATGTCAAGACCATCAATACCCGAGGCAATAAATGAACTTGCAGCAATGGGTGTTGAGAAGATCATAGTCACACCTGTCTTCCTGGCCCATGGAGTGCACACAAAACATGACATACCCCACATACTTGGCCTTGACAACGGCAGCGAAGGACACCATTACCATGAGCATGAGCATGAGCATGAAGAATTTGAATTCGATGGTGAGATAGTATACACAGAACCCCTCGGCGCTGACCCGAGGATAGCCGAGATAATCCGGGACAGGGTTAAATCAGCAATTTAA
- the thiL gene encoding thiamine-phosphate kinase — MHDRISSLGEKKLISRIISRSRSVFGSSKLMGLGDDAALIDAGDDYLVLTSDLLLETRHFPDPGRPRDMGWKTVTVNMSDLAAMGSRPEGFILSAALPDLELEFFDSIMDGVIEACCHYQAPLMGGDTNEADEIILSGTAIGRAAKDRVLMKSGARPGDLVAVTGPLGVGAAGTELILSGKSTEGFEDAVERSLRPVARIEDGIILAESGLVSSATDITDGLVSELGELMDASGTGMRIYEESLPIGEEVPEIAAILGMDPLELALYYGEDFELVFTAHPAGIEELSTMMDIHVIGEVTGGGSIEMVDKDGATYKLQVRGYEHLSPA; from the coding sequence ATGCATGATAGAATATCCTCCCTTGGGGAAAAAAAACTCATATCAAGGATAATATCCAGATCCAGATCAGTTTTCGGATCATCAAAGCTCATGGGACTGGGGGACGATGCGGCCCTCATAGATGCAGGGGATGATTATCTCGTTTTAACCTCTGACCTCCTACTTGAGACCAGACACTTCCCTGACCCTGGAAGACCACGGGATATGGGCTGGAAGACGGTCACTGTTAACATGAGCGACCTTGCTGCAATGGGATCTAGACCTGAAGGATTCATCCTCTCGGCGGCCCTACCCGACCTTGAACTTGAATTCTTTGACTCCATAATGGATGGCGTGATAGAGGCATGCTGTCACTACCAAGCCCCCCTCATGGGAGGGGACACAAACGAGGCAGATGAAATAATACTCTCAGGTACAGCCATCGGCAGGGCGGCAAAGGACAGGGTACTCATGAAGTCCGGGGCCCGGCCAGGGGACCTGGTGGCTGTCACAGGACCCCTGGGGGTTGGTGCAGCGGGTACAGAACTCATACTCTCTGGTAAAAGTACAGAGGGCTTTGAAGATGCAGTTGAGAGATCCCTCAGACCAGTGGCCCGCATAGAGGATGGAATCATCCTCGCAGAATCCGGCCTGGTTTCATCGGCCACTGACATAACCGATGGCCTGGTAAGTGAACTCGGGGAGCTCATGGATGCAAGCGGGACAGGCATGAGGATATATGAGGAAAGCTTACCCATAGGAGAGGAGGTCCCTGAGATTGCAGCCATCCTTGGCATGGATCCACTTGAACTGGCCCTCTACTATGGCGAGGACTTTGAACTGGTATTCACAGCACACCCCGCCGGGATTGAAGAACTCTCCACCATGATGGATATTCATGTAATCGGTGAGGTCACCGGGGGAGGCAGTATTGAAATGGTTGATAAGGATG